In Buchnera aphidicola (Aphis aurantii), one DNA window encodes the following:
- the tal gene encoding transaldolase yields MNQLELLSTFTKIVADTSDIDAICKYKPEDATTNPSLILQAMNLKSNQKFLYKAIEYANKKGGSKEKRLINASDKILVDLGIEILKHIPGYISSEVDARLSFNQEKCILKAKKIIKMYEEEGVSRQRVLIKLAATWECIKAAEELKKDNILCNLTLLFSFAQARSCAESGVFLISPFIGRIYDWYVAQNLISNFSYNKDPGVMAVCKIYNFYKKHNYKTIIMGASFRNIQQILLLSGCDRLTISPLLLKELESNNTIFDRKLIPPTTFIKPPIPLSEEEFRWEHNQDEMAVQKLSEGIRNFGKDQLFLEKIISKLI; encoded by the coding sequence ATGAATCAGTTAGAACTTTTAAGTACGTTCACAAAAATTGTGGCAGATACAAGCGATATAGATGCTATTTGTAAATATAAACCTGAAGATGCTACTACAAATCCGTCTTTAATACTACAAGCAATGAATTTAAAATCTAATCAAAAATTTCTCTATAAAGCAATAGAATATGCTAACAAAAAAGGTGGTTCAAAAGAAAAAAGATTAATAAATGCAAGTGATAAAATTTTAGTTGATCTTGGTATAGAAATTTTAAAGCATATACCAGGTTATATTTCTAGCGAAGTAGATGCCCGTCTATCTTTTAATCAAGAAAAATGTATTTTAAAAGCAAAAAAAATAATTAAAATGTACGAAGAAGAAGGTGTTTCTAGACAAAGAGTGCTGATTAAATTAGCAGCTACATGGGAATGTATAAAAGCAGCAGAAGAATTAAAAAAAGATAATATTTTATGCAATTTAACTCTTTTATTCTCTTTTGCTCAAGCACGTTCTTGTGCAGAATCTGGAGTATTTTTAATATCTCCTTTTATTGGACGTATTTATGATTGGTATGTAGCTCAGAATTTAATATCAAATTTTTCTTATAATAAAGATCCAGGAGTGATGGCTGTTTGTAAAATTTATAATTTTTATAAAAAACATAACTATAAAACAATTATTATGGGTGCTAGTTTTAGAAATATACAGCAAATTTTATTATTATCTGGCTGTGATCGATTAACTATTTCTCCTTTATTATTAAAAGAACTTGAATCAAATAATACAATATTTGATAGGAAACTAATTCCACCTACTACTTTCATCAAACCACCTATTCCTCTTTCTGAAGAAGAATTTAGATGGGAACATAATCAAGATGAAATGGCTGTTCAAAAATTATCAGAAGGTATAAGAAATTTTGGAAAAGATCAATTGTTTTTAGAAAAAATTATTTCAAAATTAATATAA